The genomic interval AGAATACGGATGCTGTTGTTCAGCAATTTATGAATCAATATAGTTAGAGTGCCATGAAATATTTTGCCTTACTTTTTACTTTGCTTACTATTAACTTCAGTCAGAAAACGGACAAACTTACTGGCCGTTATAATTATTTGATTGAAGATGAAGGCACTTATATACAGAAAGATAAAATTACTTTCAAGGACAGCATTTTTGCATTTGACAACAAATACCTGCCAAAAGGAAAAGTTTCTTATGGAAATATAATACTGTTAGATAATTTTATCAATACTGATTTGATTATAAGCATTCCGAAAGATCAAATTACAAAAGATACAATTCCTTTTTTTATGCATGATAAGAAAAGTTCTGCTGCGAATTATCTTGATGAAGTTGTTGGGAAAGGGAAATTGATTAGGATTAAATAATTTATTTCGGTCTTTTACCACACCCTTTTTTTTGTCATTCCGAGGAACGAGGAATCTCCCCCACAGTATGTCGCCAATCTTTGTCGAGCCACTTGGGGGAGATTCCTCGTTCCTCGGAATGACAAATTATGTGGTTACTTTGAGGTAAAAAACATTGTAATTTCTAATCTTTGTAGAGTTACTTGCGAAGATTTCTCCTTCGTCGAAATGACAAACCATTTGGTTACTTTGAGGTAAAACCATTGAACCTCTGTAACTTTGTGCCTTTGAACCTTCTTATAAAAATAAAACTTCTCGCATAGCCCCGATAGAAGTGGAAATCCTTTTGTTTCTCGTTCCTTTAATGAGACACAAAAGATTGAAACGAATAGCGGGACTAAACGTCTTCTGAAAATGATACTTGTGCTCCAAAAAAAAACTTAGCATCTCAGCCACTTAGAACCTCAGAATCTTTTCTTAATCTACATTAAGTGCTTTTCGTTTACATCGACCGTATCTTTGTACTATCAAAATCAATAAAAGACAAAATCATGGAAAATATAGTATTGCACAAAGCAGAATCAAGAGGAAATGCAAATCACGGATGGTTAAACGCTTATCATAGCTTTAGTTTTGCGAGCTGGTACAATCCAGATAGAATTCAGTTTGGAGCGCTTCGTGTTTTGAACGATGATACAATTGCTGCCGGAATGGGTTTTGGAACTCACCCTCACGATAATATGGAAATTATTACGATTCCATTAGAAGGTGATTTGGCTCACAAAGACAGCATGGGAAACACTGAAGTAATCAAAAATGGTGACATTCAGGTTATGAGTGCAGGAACAGGAATTCAACATAGCGAGTTTAACCCAAATGCAGATCAGCAAACTAAATTATTGCAGATTTGGTTGTTTCCAAATAAAAGAAATGTTACACCACGTTATCAGCAGATTACTTTGGATGTTGCTGACAGACATAATAAATTGGCACAAGTTTTATCTCCAAATGCAGATGATGAAGGAGTTTGGATTCACCAAGATGCGTGGTTTAATATGGGTAATTTTGATGCTGGAGTTACTGCAGAATATAAAATCAAAAAAGAAGGAAACGGAGTTTACGCTTTCGTTTTGAAAGGAAATGTAACCTTCAACGGTCAGGAATTAAATTCTCGTGATGCAGTTGGAATTTCAGGAACTGATGTTTTGAATATTACAGCAAACACAGATGCTGAATTTTTATTAATGGACATTCCGATGAATTATTAATTCAAACAAAAACAATTAATACCTGTAACGCTGAAACGATAATAAATCTGGAAATCAGATTATTATCGTTTCTTTTTTTACTTAAACTTTACACTAAACCGAAAAAGAAAACTTAAATTTATAGCTATAAGTTTCTTTAAAGAAATCTAAATCTTTCATTTCTTAATCTAGGTTAAGTGCTTCAGGACAACTGTCATCGTAACTTTGTCCTATCAAAATGAAATAAATTAATTATTAAAAAAATAAAATTATGGCAACTACAAAATGGTCAATTGACCCAACACATTCAGAAATTGGTTTTAAAGTTAAACACATGATGTTTACTAATGTTTCAGGAAAATTTGGAACATACGACGCTACAATCACTACAGACGGAGACAACTTCGAAAATGCAGCAATCGAATTTTCTGCTGATGTCGCTTCAATCGATACTGCAAACGCAGACAGAGACGGACATTTAAGAAGTGGCGATTTCTTTGATGCTGAAAATCATCCAAAACTAACTTTCAAAGCTTCTTCTTTCAAAAAAATCAACGAAGGAAGCTATGAAATTACTGGAGATTTAAACATTAAAGGTGTTTCTAAAAGCGTAACTTTTCCTGTAGAATATAGCGGAATCTTAACTGATCCTTGGGGAAATACAAAAGTAGGTTTAAGCATAGAAGGAAAAATTAATCGTAAAGATTGGGGTTTAAACTGGAACTCAGCTCTTGAAACTGGTGGTGTTTTGGTTGGAGAAGAAGTTCGCTTAAACATTGAATTACAATTTGTAAAACAAGCTTAATACTTTAAAAATAGGTTTTAATTTGGTTGGTAAAAAAGCCTGCACTTTTTCTCGGGAGTGCAGGCTTTTTTCCTTTTAGGAGCGTGGCTTCGACTTCGCTCAGCCTGACAATCGTACTCTTAAGATATCGTATGTCAGGCTGAGCGAAGTCGTAGCCCTTTTTTACTTTATATTTCGAAATTCTGTTGGTGATAATCCCGTTTGTTTTTTGAAGAATCTGGAGAAATAGGAATAGTCTTCGTAACCAACTTTGAAAGCTACTTCGTTTACGGCTAATTGTTTATCGATCAGCATTCTTTTAATTTCTAGAATTACTCGGTCTGTAATAACTTCTGTAGCTGTTTTTTGGAGAATTTCATTGCAGATTCTGTTTAAATGTTTCAGCGTTATATTTAGTTTTTCGGCATAAAAAGACGGCAATTTTTCGGTTCTGAAATATTCTTCCAAAAGTGACTCAAACTTGTTGATTTTTATATTGTACGAATGCGTTTGATGCGAATAAGTTTCTCCATATTTTCTTGCTACTTCAATGTGAATGCAATCCAATAAATTCAACAGTTTATCTAATTGATATTTATTATTTTGAATACTCTCTTGAATCAGCAAATCGAAATAAGGCTGGATTTTCGGGATTTCCTTTTCTTCAAAAACCATTTCTGGTCGGTTATGAATGGAATGATAAAAATTATAATCGTTTATATTTTTTTGTCCGAAATACAAATTGTACAATTCCTGCGAAAAGATAATTACAAAACCTTCAATGTCTTCGGATAAACTCCAATGATGCATTTGTCCTGGTTGAAGCACAAAAAGACTTCCTCTTTTAATATCAAACTGATCAAAATCAACTTCGTGCAATCCCGATCCTTTTGTAAAAAATACCATTAAATAAGAATCATGCCGATGCGGTTCTTCAACAAAACTGTGGCTTTTTAAATGTTCTTTAAAAGTATTCACATAAAAATCACGATGAATGTCATTACAGCTAAAATTCTGAACACTATAAATTGGATATCGCTTCATAAAAAATGTCTTTATTGTGCTACAATAAGCGAAGATACTAAAAAGACTTTCATGCTAGTCTAAATTACCTTTGTATAAATAAAAAACATCAACGTCATGTCAAATTCATTAACTCATATTTTAAGTAACGAATGTCCTGTTTGTCATAAAGGAAAAGTTTTTACAGATAAAAATATTTTCTTGACTTTCGGTCTTCCAAAAATGAATGAATACTGCAGTCATTGCCATTATAAATTTCAAAAAGAACCTGGTTATTTCTTTGGCGCCATGTATGTAAATTATGGACTAACAGTTGCTCAGGGAATCGCAACTTATTGCGTTGCACAGTTTTTCTTTGAGAAAAATTTTGATTTGAGAATCATTCCAATTATTGCTGTTGTTATTACTTTACTGACCTCTTTTAATCTCCGATTTTCAAGATTAGCATGGATTTACATGTTTAAGGATTATTCGAAATAAAAAAATAGTACTTTTGCCTTCCAATTGAAACTAATTTTCAGTTTTAAAAAAAGTAAAAATTAAATTAGACAAATGAAAGCATACGTATTTCCAGGTCAGGGCGCACAGTTTACAGGAATGGGCAAAGACCTTTATGAAAACTCGGCTCTAGCCAAAGAATTATTCGAAAAAGCCAATGAAATTTTAGGTTTCAGAATTACAGATATTATGTTCGAAGGTACTGCCGAAGAACTAAAAGAAACTAAAGTTACACAGCCAGCTGTATTTTTACACTCTGTTATTTTAGCTAAAACTTTAGAAGATTTTAAACCAGAAATGGTTGCAGGACATTCATTAGGAGAATTTTCTGCTTTGGTTGCAAACGGAACTTTATCTTTTGAAGATGGTTTAAAATTAGTTTCTCAACGTGCTCTTGCTATGCAAAAAGCATGTGAAATCACTCCATCTACAATGGCTGCGGTTTTAGGTTTAGCTGACAATGTTGTAGAAGAAGTTTGTGCTTCTATCGACGGAGTTGTAGTTGCAGCAAATTACAACTGCCCTGGACAATTAGTTATTTCTGGAGAAACTTTAGCTGTTGAAAAAGCTTGTGAAGCCATGAAAGTTGCGGGAGCAAAACGCGCTTTAATTTTACCTGTTGGTGGAGCTTTTCACTCACCAATGATGGAGCCAGCAAGAGAAGAATTGGCTGCTGCAATTGAAGCAACTAATTTCTCTACTCCTATCTGTCCGGTATATCAAAACGTAACTGCAAATGCGGTTTCTGATGCAAACGAAATTAAAAAGAACTTAATCATTCAATTAACTGCGCCAGTAAAATGGACGCAATCTGTACAGCAAATGATCGCTGATGGTGCTACTTTGTTTACTGAAGTTGGTCCCGGAAAAGTTTTAGCTGGTTTGATTAATAAAATAGATAAAGAAGCTGCTACTGCTAACGCATAATTAGTGTTCAGTATTCAGTATTCAGTTTTTAGTGATCAGTTGAAAACTATACGCACAAAAAATCCTCATGAACTAATTGTTTATGAGGATTTTGTTTTTATAACTCTTTTGCTTCTTCACTGTAATTATTCAAAATTCCAGTAATCAGATAATTTTGATTTCTTTTTTCAAAAAATGCATACCAGGTTGTTCTTGTATTGGGTTTATAAAAAATATATTCTGAACCTAAGTGCTTAAGTGATTTTGGAGTTTTCTTATGTAGAGATTTTTTAATCCTTTCAGGAACTGCGTCATAAATAGCATCAACATATTCTTCCGCAGATTCGATAAAACCAAAGTATTCTTTCTTATATAATATTACGACCAAATCATCAAGATAACTAATTACGGATGGAGTAAAAACAACTTCTATTTGCCCCACCATTCTCTAATCCTTCTTTTTGCTTCAGTTTTTGCTTCCTCAAGAGTTAAACCTTTCGCAAACTCGGCATCAAAATCAAAAGTTTCAGGATCTATTCCCTGAATTTTCGGTTTTCGAATTTCATATTCTACTCTTGGTTCTTCAATCTTATCTTTTTTATTTTCTTTATCCGAATCCATAATTCCTACATTTTAATCTTACAAATTTACAAAATAAACTTAATCAAAATTTATAAAGCTTTCTTTTCCTTCTTTTTGTAATTAATAATAAAAACTCCCAAAATAATCAGGATTGTTGCAATTATAAAATCAATTGTAATTTTTTCATCCAAAATCAGCCAACCAAAAAACACCGCAATTATGGTATTGATATACGCTAAAATAGAAACCTGAACCGGAGTAACATGCTTTAGAGCGTAATTATAGCTAAAAAAAGCAATTACAGATCCAAAAATCGACAAATATAATGCTGCTAAAATACTTTTAGAACTCCATAAATTCACATCAATAGTGGGTGAAAAAATAAATGCCAAAACAATCTGAATACATGAAGCCATTGTAAACTGGTAAAATAAATTAAGAACTATATTTTTAGATTTATTACCATGAATTTTGGTATAAATTGTTCCACCAGCCCAAGCAGTAATCGCAAATCCCATAAACATCATTCCGATTCTGTAATCGGCATCTAAAAAAGATCCCAATCCGTCTTTAAATATAAAAACGACTCCCGAAAATCCTATTATAACCCCAATAAATCCTCTTAAACTTGGCTTTTGTAATTTAAACAAAATACTGCCCAAAAAAATAAGTATAGGTGCCATAGCACTAATTACCGAAGCTAGTCCGCTTGGCACAGTCTGTTCAGCAACGGTTGTAAAACCATTCGCTACTACGATCATCAAAATAGAAGGAACGAGCTGATGTTTTAAATTTTCCCAGCCAATCCATTTCAATTCTTTTTTAAACAATAGAATAATCATCATGATTATTCCCGCCAATCCCTGTCGAATTGAAGTTACAAACCAAGGCGGAATCGTTTCAACCGCAACACGAATTCCTAAAAAGGTTGTTCCCCAAATAATTCCAACTGCCGCAAGAGCAAAAATTAATTTATAATCTAGATTTTGTTTCATAAAAATCAAATACCATTAAAAAAAAATCCCAAACTATATTGCTATAATCTGGGATTTAAAAATTTATAATTTTATAAAAAAACTATTTATTCCTCACTTTTTGTTCCCATTTCCATGCGCTAGCCATTGCTTCGTCTAAACTTAGTTCAGACTTCCATCCTAGTACATTATTTGCCTTATCTGTGTTTGCATAAGCTTCTGTAATATCACCTTCGCGACGTGGCTTAATGACGTATGGTAATTTTTTATCGCTTACTTTTTCGAAACTATGAATTACTTCCAACACAGAACTTCCTTTTCCTGTTCCCAAATTGAAAGTTTCAACTTTTGCTAAATTCTTTTTGTTCAACAAACGTTGCAAAGCAATTACGTGTGCTTTTGCTAAATCTACAACGTGAATATAATCGCGAACAGCTGTTCCGTCTGGCGTTGGATAATCATTTCCAAAAACCGATAATTCCTGACGCAATCCTACTCCAGTTTGTGTAATAAATGGAACTAAGTTTTGCGGAACTCCTAATGGTAATTCTCCAATTTCAACAGATTCGTGTGCTCCTACTGGATTAAAGTAACGCAATAAAATAGCGCTAATATTGGTAACTTTAGCTGTATCTGTAATGATTTCTTCACCAATTTGCTTTGTGTTTCCATAAGGAGACATCGCTGCTTGAACTGGCGCATCTTCTGTAATTGGCATTTTTTCGGCTTGACCGTAAACCGTACAAGAAGAACTAAAAATAAAACTTGCCTCAGGTTTTTGTTGTAATTCCTGTAAAAGATATACTAAACTGCTAATATTATTTTCATAATACAATAAAGGCTGCTCAACACTTTCACCAACCGCTTTTGAAGCTGCAAAATGAATCACACCAGTAACATCATTGTGTTTTTTAAAGAAATCCCGAACGGCACTTTTTTCTCTTAAGTCAATTTTTTCGAATAAAGGCGTTTTTCCTGTGATGGCTGTAATTCCTTTTAAAACATCTTCTGAAGAGTTTGAAAGATTATCTATTATCACAACTTCAAAGCCTTCATTTTGCAATTCGACAACGGTGTGAGAACCTATAAATCCTAATCCTCCTGTTACTAATACTTTCATTTTATGGGTTTGTTTGTGGTTATTTTTCGGCTAATAAGCTGTTTTTTTTATTTCAAAAATTCAATTACGCTGTCAGTAATATATTTAATCTGCTCGTCATCAAGTTCTGTATGCATTGGCAACGCAATTACTTCTTGAACTAATTGATTTGTAACAGGAAATTGTTCTTCTTTATATCTCGGATCCAAATAAGCTTTTTGAGAATGCAACGGAATTGGATAATAAATCGCACATGGAATTCCTTTATCTAATAAATGTTGCATTAAAGCATTACGATCTGCATCAATGATTCTTAATACATATTGATGAAAAACGTGATCATTTTCGTTTGCATCAAATTCTGGTGTAATAATATGTTTGTTTCCAGCAAAAGCTGCATTGTATTTTGTTGCCGCTAAACGACGTGCTTTATTATATTCATCTAATAAAGGCAATTTTGCATTCAAAACTCCAGCTTGAATACTGTCTAAACGTGAATTCACACCAACAACATCGTGATGGTAACGCTCGTACATTCCGTGATTTACGATTCCGCGGATGATATGAGCCAAATTATCATCGTTTGTAAAAATTGCTCCACCGTCTCCATAACAACCTAAATTTTTAGATGGAAAAAAAGAAGTCGCAGCAACGTGGCCAATTGTACCTACTTTTGATTTTGTCCCAGATTTAGAAATATAATCTGCTCCAATTGCTTGCGCATTATCTTCAATTACGTATAAATTATATTGTGCCGCGATTTCCATAATCGCATCCATATTAGCAGCGCGACCAAATAAATGTACCGGAACAATTGCTTTTGTTTTTGGAGTAATTGCTTTTTTTACTGCATCAATATCGATATTCATATTAGTCATATCAACATCAACCAAAACTGGAGTTAATTGCAATAAAGCAATAACCTCAACTGTAGCCGCAAAAGTAAAATCGGCAGTTATAACTTCATCTCCTGGCTGAAGACCAAGTCCCATCATTGCAATCTGTAAAGCATCAGTTCCGTTTGCACATGGAATAACATGCTTTGCACCTAAATAATCTTCAAGATTTTTTTGAAACTGATGAACTAAAGGTCCGTTAATATAAGTATTTGTGTCTAAAACTTCTTGAATAGAAGCATCTACAGTAGATTTTATTTTTTCATATTGACTTTTTAAGTCAACCATTTGAATTTTTTTCATTTTGAATTAATTTAAATTAAAGACACCGTTTTCATACAGAAATCTCTAAAAGGAGGAACAAAAATAGTTATTAATAGCTTCAAACCAATGAAAATAGTCGAAAGAAATGTAATTTAGCTGCAAAAAAAATTACATGCTTTTTTTATATAATTTAGCCATACACGTCGCAGGATTTTTCTTAAGAATCATAGCCTTATTTAGTCCGAAAATTAAGCTTTTTGTTGAAGGGCGAAAAAACGTATTTTCAATTTTAGAAGAAAAAATAAAACCAGAAGACAAAACAATTTGGTTTCACTCAGCCTCTTTAGGAGAATACGAGCAAGGACTTCCTGTTATCGAAAAAATAAAAGAAAAATATCCTTCTCACAAAATAATTGTAACCTTTTTTTCACCATCTGGATACGAAGTGCGTAAAAATAACACAGTTGCAGATTTCACTGTTTATCTTCCTTTGGACTCAAAAAAGAATGCAAAAAAATTTCTCAAATTAGTTCATCCTGAAATTGTTTTTTTTATCAAATACGAATTCTGGCTAAATTATTTAAAAGAATTAGAAACAAAGAAAACTCCAACCTATCTGATTTCTGGAATCTTCAGAGACAATCAAATGTTTTTTAAATGGTATGGCGGATTTTACAGAAAAGCATTAAAAGCATTTACTTATTTCTTTGTACAAAACGAAAAATCGAAACAAAAAGTCGAAAGTTTAGGCTTTAATAATGTCATTGTTTCTGGCGACACAAGATTTGATCGAGTAAATGCCATCTTAGAACGCGACAATACGCTAGATTTTATAGAAAACTTCAAAAACAATAAACCCGTAATTGTTATTGGAAGTTCATGGCCAAAAGATGAAGCTATTCTTGCCGAATATATTAATCAAGCGACAGAAAACGTAAAATTCATCATTGCGCCGCACAATATTAAAGACGAGCAAATCTCAAATCTCAAATCTCAGATAAAAAAATCTACTATATTATATTCTGAAAAAGAAAACAAAGACTTAGCGCAATACAATGTTTTGATTGTTGATACAGTTGGTTTATTAACTAAAGTATATAGTTACGCAACTATCGCCTATGTTGGAGGCGGTTTTGGAAATCCTGGCATTCATAATATCCTAGAACCGGCAACATTCGGAATTCCAATTGTAATTGGACCTAACTACTCTAATTTTGCAGAAGCAATTTCTCTTGTCGATTTAAAAGGCTGCAACGTAATCAGCAATAGTGAAGAGCTGAAAAAAGCACTAGACAAACTTTTATCTGACCAATCTTACTTTGCGGAAAAGAGCGAAATTTGCCGTTCTTTTATCCAAAACAATAAAGGCGCAACAGAAACAATTATGAAAAACATTTCATAATTTCTTATAAATTTTGATTTACAACTCATTTAAAAGACATTTTTCGTCTTTTTAAAGAACCCAAAATCATCATTCTGCAATTACTTACAAATCGAAAAAATTCCCAAAAAACAAAACAAACTACAACAAATACATTCAAAGAGCCAAAAACACCGTAGAATTTTCAATGAAAAATAAAATTGACAAAACATACTGCAATATCAATTATTTTTCCTATTTTGGCATATTATTTGATAAATAAGATAATCGTGAGCAAGGAAAATATTTTAAAAAAAAAGTGAAAAAATATTTTACATATTAAAAAATTTATATCTTTGCCACGAATTAATAATTAACCTTTTATAATAAAGTAAGATGAAAAAAGTATTTTTAAGTTTAGCTGTTGTTGCTGTTTTAACTGTTGTATCTTGTAAAAAAGCTGACGCTGCTGCTACAGAAGCTGCTGTAGATTCTACTGCTGTAACTGTTGATTCTGCTGCTGCTGTTGTTGATTCTGCTGCTGCAACTGTTGATTCTGCTGCTGCTAAAGTTGATTCTGCTGCTGCTAAAGTAGAAGAAGTAAAAAAATAATTAGAACCTAAGTTCTAACGATTTTAAAACC from Flavobacterium sp. YJ01 carries:
- a CDS encoding pirin family protein; its protein translation is MENIVLHKAESRGNANHGWLNAYHSFSFASWYNPDRIQFGALRVLNDDTIAAGMGFGTHPHDNMEIITIPLEGDLAHKDSMGNTEVIKNGDIQVMSAGTGIQHSEFNPNADQQTKLLQIWLFPNKRNVTPRYQQITLDVADRHNKLAQVLSPNADDEGVWIHQDAWFNMGNFDAGVTAEYKIKKEGNGVYAFVLKGNVTFNGQELNSRDAVGISGTDVLNITANTDAEFLLMDIPMNY
- a CDS encoding YceI family protein, with protein sequence MATTKWSIDPTHSEIGFKVKHMMFTNVSGKFGTYDATITTDGDNFENAAIEFSADVASIDTANADRDGHLRSGDFFDAENHPKLTFKASSFKKINEGSYEITGDLNIKGVSKSVTFPVEYSGILTDPWGNTKVGLSIEGKINRKDWGLNWNSALETGGVLVGEEVRLNIELQFVKQA
- a CDS encoding helix-turn-helix domain-containing protein — its product is MKRYPIYSVQNFSCNDIHRDFYVNTFKEHLKSHSFVEEPHRHDSYLMVFFTKGSGLHEVDFDQFDIKRGSLFVLQPGQMHHWSLSEDIEGFVIIFSQELYNLYFGQKNINDYNFYHSIHNRPEMVFEEKEIPKIQPYFDLLIQESIQNNKYQLDKLLNLLDCIHIEVARKYGETYSHQTHSYNIKINKFESLLEEYFRTEKLPSFYAEKLNITLKHLNRICNEILQKTATEVITDRVILEIKRMLIDKQLAVNEVAFKVGYEDYSYFSRFFKKQTGLSPTEFRNIK
- a CDS encoding DUF983 domain-containing protein, which encodes MSNSLTHILSNECPVCHKGKVFTDKNIFLTFGLPKMNEYCSHCHYKFQKEPGYFFGAMYVNYGLTVAQGIATYCVAQFFFEKNFDLRIIPIIAVVITLLTSFNLRFSRLAWIYMFKDYSK
- the fabD gene encoding ACP S-malonyltransferase, translated to MKAYVFPGQGAQFTGMGKDLYENSALAKELFEKANEILGFRITDIMFEGTAEELKETKVTQPAVFLHSVILAKTLEDFKPEMVAGHSLGEFSALVANGTLSFEDGLKLVSQRALAMQKACEITPSTMAAVLGLADNVVEEVCASIDGVVVAANYNCPGQLVISGETLAVEKACEAMKVAGAKRALILPVGGAFHSPMMEPAREELAAAIEATNFSTPICPVYQNVTANAVSDANEIKKNLIIQLTAPVKWTQSVQQMIADGATLFTEVGPGKVLAGLINKIDKEAATANA
- a CDS encoding EamA family transporter — encoded protein: MKQNLDYKLIFALAAVGIIWGTTFLGIRVAVETIPPWFVTSIRQGLAGIIMMIILLFKKELKWIGWENLKHQLVPSILMIVVANGFTTVAEQTVPSGLASVISAMAPILIFLGSILFKLQKPSLRGFIGVIIGFSGVVFIFKDGLGSFLDADYRIGMMFMGFAITAWAGGTIYTKIHGNKSKNIVLNLFYQFTMASCIQIVLAFIFSPTIDVNLWSSKSILAALYLSIFGSVIAFFSYNYALKHVTPVQVSILAYINTIIAVFFGWLILDEKITIDFIIATILIILGVFIINYKKKEKKAL
- the galE gene encoding UDP-glucose 4-epimerase GalE — translated: MKVLVTGGLGFIGSHTVVELQNEGFEVVIIDNLSNSSEDVLKGITAITGKTPLFEKIDLREKSAVRDFFKKHNDVTGVIHFAASKAVGESVEQPLLYYENNISSLVYLLQELQQKPEASFIFSSSCTVYGQAEKMPITEDAPVQAAMSPYGNTKQIGEEIITDTAKVTNISAILLRYFNPVGAHESVEIGELPLGVPQNLVPFITQTGVGLRQELSVFGNDYPTPDGTAVRDYIHVVDLAKAHVIALQRLLNKKNLAKVETFNLGTGKGSSVLEVIHSFEKVSDKKLPYVIKPRREGDITEAYANTDKANNVLGWKSELSLDEAMASAWKWEQKVRNK
- a CDS encoding DegT/DnrJ/EryC1/StrS family aminotransferase, with translation MKKIQMVDLKSQYEKIKSTVDASIQEVLDTNTYINGPLVHQFQKNLEDYLGAKHVIPCANGTDALQIAMMGLGLQPGDEVITADFTFAATVEVIALLQLTPVLVDVDMTNMNIDIDAVKKAITPKTKAIVPVHLFGRAANMDAIMEIAAQYNLYVIEDNAQAIGADYISKSGTKSKVGTIGHVAATSFFPSKNLGCYGDGGAIFTNDDNLAHIIRGIVNHGMYERYHHDVVGVNSRLDSIQAGVLNAKLPLLDEYNKARRLAATKYNAAFAGNKHIITPEFDANENDHVFHQYVLRIIDADRNALMQHLLDKGIPCAIYYPIPLHSQKAYLDPRYKEEQFPVTNQLVQEVIALPMHTELDDEQIKYITDSVIEFLK
- a CDS encoding glycosyltransferase N-terminal domain-containing protein, encoding MLFLYNLAIHVAGFFLRIIALFSPKIKLFVEGRKNVFSILEEKIKPEDKTIWFHSASLGEYEQGLPVIEKIKEKYPSHKIIVTFFSPSGYEVRKNNTVADFTVYLPLDSKKNAKKFLKLVHPEIVFFIKYEFWLNYLKELETKKTPTYLISGIFRDNQMFFKWYGGFYRKALKAFTYFFVQNEKSKQKVESLGFNNVIVSGDTRFDRVNAILERDNTLDFIENFKNNKPVIVIGSSWPKDEAILAEYINQATENVKFIIAPHNIKDEQISNLKSQIKKSTILYSEKENKDLAQYNVLIVDTVGLLTKVYSYATIAYVGGGFGNPGIHNILEPATFGIPIVIGPNYSNFAEAISLVDLKGCNVISNSEELKKALDKLLSDQSYFAEKSEICRSFIQNNKGATETIMKNIS